One genomic region from Yamadazyma tenuis chromosome 4, complete sequence encodes:
- the CAT1_2 gene encoding catalase A (COG:Q; EggNog:ENOG503NUEX) produces the protein MAPTFTNSNGCPITPDAFATQRVGKHGPLLLQDFNLIDSLSHFDRERIPERVVHAKGSGAYGYFEVTDDITDVCGAGFLDTVGKKTKTFTRFSTVGGEAGSPDSARDPRGFATKLYTEEGNLDLVYNNTPVFFIRDPSKFPHFIHTQKRNPQTHLKDANMFWDYLVSNPESVHQVSILFSDRGTPASYREMNGYSGHTYKWSNKKGEWFYVQVHFISDQGIKNLTNEEAGKLAGSNPDFAQEDLFKNIKAGNFPSWTCYIQTMTQEQAKQAPFSVFDLTKVWSHKDYPMRRFGKLVLNENPKNYFAEVEQAAFAPSHTVPYMEPSADPVLQSRLFSYNDTHRHRLGVNYTQIPVNCPITGVFNPHMRDGAMTVNGNLGSHPNYLASDQPVEFKQFSLQEDQEVWEGAACPFHWVAGDAEFEQASKLYEVLGRYPNQQRNLAHNVAVHVAAADAPIQDRVFEYFSKVSPKLGQAIQKETLELSPRK, from the coding sequence ATGGCTCCAACATTCACAAACTCCAATGGGTGTCCCATCACTCCCGACGCTTTTGCTACTCAGAGAGTTGGTAAGCATGGGCCATTATTATTACAAGACTTTAATTTAATTGACTCGTTATCTCACTTTGACAGAGAGAGAATCCCCGAACGGGTGGTTCATGCCAAGGGTTCCGGTGCCTACGGGTATTTTGAAGTGACCGACGATATCACTGATGTGTGTGGTGCGGGCTTCTTGGATACGGTGGgcaagaaaaccaaaacatTCACTCGGTTTTCTACTGTAGGAGGTGAAGCTGGATCTCCAGACTCGGCAAGAGATCCAAGAGGATTTGCAACCAAGTTGTATACTGAAGAAGGTaacttggatttggtgtACAACAACACACCCGTGTTTTTCATCAGAGATCCCTCCAAATTTCCCCATTTCATCCACACCCAAAAGAGAAACCCACAGACTCATTTGAAGGATGCAAACATGTTTTGGGACTACTTGGTGAGCAACCCCGAGTCGGTGCACCAGGTGTCTATTTTGTTTTCTGATCGTGGAACTCCTGCCAGCTACAGAGAAATGAATGGTTACTCGGGACATACTTATAAATGGTCCAATAAGAAGGGTGAATGGTTTTATGTACAAGTGCACTTTATCAGTGACCAAGGTATCAAAAATTTGACAAACGAGGAGGCTGGGAAGTTGGCAGGTTCAAATCCCGACTTTGCCCAAGaagacttgttcaagaacatcaaggCTGGAAATTTCCCCTCTTGGACCTGTTACATTCAGACCATGACTCAAGAACAAGCCAAACAGGCTCCTTTCTCGGTGTTTGATTTGACCAAGGTATGGCTGCATAAGGACTATCCTATGAGAAGGTTTGGtaagttggtgttgaatgaaaaCCCCAAAAACTACTTTGCCGAAGTAGAACAAGCGGCCTTTGCCCCCTCTCATACCGTGCCATACATGGAACCCAGCGCCGACCCGGTTTTGCAGTCAAGATTGTTTTCTTATAACGATACTCATAGACACAGATTGGGTGTTAATTACACCCAAATTCCTGTCAATTGTCCCATTACCGGGGTATTCAACCCCCATATGAGAGATGGTGCTATGACTGTGAATGGTAATTTGGGGTCTCATCCAAATTACTTGGCTTCAGACCAACCAGTGGAATTTAAGCAGTTCAGTTTGCAAGAAGATCAGGAGGTGTGGGAAGGTGCTGCCTGTCCGTTCCATTGGGTTGCTGGTGACGCTGAGTTTGAACAAGCGTCCAAGTTGTACGAAGTGTTGGGTAGATATCCTAATCAGCAAAGGAATTTAGCTCATAATGTAGCAGTCCACGTTGCAGCTGCTGATGCTCCTATCCAAGATCGGGTATTTGAATACTTTTCAAAGGTGAGCCCCAAGTTGGGTCAAGCCATTCAAAAGGAAACATTGGAATTATCTCCCAGAAAGTAG
- a CDS encoding uncharacterized protein (COG:S; EggNog:ENOG503NTX3), which yields MTLGIKEPKRKNVTGTIVMLQDPEDGSGNDLAVLKKNKEGTILHPQPHDTPNDPLNWPVWRRDLCLMIVGFQTFLGGGQSPLLAAGMTSLTIEFDKTSTMISYLVGIFMLSLGLGSVFASPSAVLYGKRVVYLSGILLFLVGAIVGGSSQSYAVLMIGRIITGFGASPTESLPSATIAEIYFAHERAYRVGIYTMLMLGGKNIVPLLSSLVFQYLDRHWLFWILAMLLGANLVLTFLFVPETFWEREPTPNKRSIKETGAARTAKNFKPPNERPNAFALNSANQSQRTIPTVHNMPPDLSILETIEEEEPRTFASRLSVFSGRHTIDSWWMVALRPFVLYTYPSVLFGSLVYSFAVVWLIVISEVISEIFRSEPYGYSQQTVGLFYISPFIGGILGSMTTGLVSDRLSRYLISRNKGVYEPEFRLVMMIPATFFIAFGFLGYGWSIQVHDPWVAPVIFFGCLSFGSSMASTTAITFTVDSYKMFASEGLVSLNFAKNFIGFAFSLFNNSFMQARGARITFATYAIIQIVVSVFGIPLYIYGKKCRAWTDEKELLRFLYNPDNLQKDVSVSQEDTKENLDNVSQSTNSKEYDTSASA from the coding sequence ATGACCTTAGGCATCAAGGAGCCAAAAAGGAAAAATGTCACTGGGACTATTGTCATGCTTCAGGACCCTGAAGATGGCTCAGGGAACGATTTGGctgttttgaagaagaacaaggaAGGAACTATCTTGCATCCTCAACCTCATGATACTCCTAATGATCCTCTTAACTGGCCGGTCTGGCGAAGAGACTTGTGCTTGATGATTGTGGGGTTCCAAACGTTTTTGGGGGGTGGTCAAAGTCCTCTTCTAGCAGCTGGAATGACCCTGTTGACCATAGAATTTGATAAGACGTCCACCATGATTTCGTACTTGGTGGGGATTTTCATGTTGAGTTTGGGACTCGGCTCGGTGTTTGCGTCACCGTCCGCAGTTCTCTACGGTAAACGGGTGGTTTATCTTCTGGGTATTTTGCTTTTCTTAGTGGGGGCAATCGTAGGAGGTTCTTCCCAAAGTTATGCTGTGTTGATGATTGGAAGAATTATCACGGGTTTTGGAGCTTCTCCGACTGAATCCTTACCATCTGCTACCATTGCTGAAATCTATTTCGCTCATGAACGGGCTTACAGAGTGGGTATCTATACaatgttgatgttgggaGGTAAGAATATTGTACCCCTTCTATCATCGCTAGTCTTCCAATATTTGGATAGACACTGGCTCTTTTGGATTTTGGCGATGCTCTTAGGCGCTAACCTCGTATTGACATTTCTCTTTGTTCCAGAGACATTTTGGGAAAGAGAGCCAACTCCCAACAAGAGGAGTATAAAAGAAACGGGAGCCGCTAGGACAGCCAAAAATTTTAAACCTCCTAACGAGAGACCCAATGCCTTTGCCTTGAATAGTGCTAATCAAAGTCAGAGGACCATCCCAACAGTTCACAACATGCCACCTGATTTAAGTATTCTTGAGACCatcgaggaagaagaacccagGACTTTTGCCAGTAGACTCTCGGTGTTTTCAGGCAGACACACCATTGATAGCTGGTGGATGGTGGCCTTACGGCCATTTGTTCTTTATACTTATCCTTCGGTTTTGTTTGGGTCTCTTGTATATTCGTTTGCAGTCGTTTGGTTAATTGTGATTTCCGAAGTCATTTCTGAGATTTTCCGTTCTGAACCTTACGGCTATTCACAGCAGACAGTTGGGTTGTTTTACATTTCCCCATTCATTGGCGGAATATTGGGAAGTATGACCACAGGTTTGGTCTCTGATAGATTGAGTCGTTATTTGATTTCCAGAAATAAAGGTGTTTATGAGCCAGAATTCAGATTAGTTATGATGATTCCTGCCACTTTTTTTATTGCATTTGGTTTTCTTGGGTACGGTTGGTCTATACAAGTCCATGATCCATGGGTTGCTCCAGTGATATTTTTTGGGTGTCTTTCTTTTGGAAGTTCAATGGCTAGTACCACTGCAATTACATTTACGGTTGATTCGTATAAAATGTTTGCTTCTGAGGGATTAGTGAGTTTGAATTTCGCTAAGAACTTCATAGGGTTTGCTTTTtcattattcaacaattctttCATGCAAGCTAGGGGAGCCAGAATTACCTTTGCTACCTATGCTATTATTCAAATAGTGGTTTCTGTTTTTGGAATTCCTTTGTACATTTACGGCAAGAAGTGCAGAGCATGGACTGATGAAAAGGAATTGTTGAGGTTCTTGTATAATCCTGACAACCTTCAAAAAGATGTGTCTGTATCTCAAGAAGACACAAAGGAGAATTTGGATAATGTCAGTCAGTCAACCAACTCAAAAGAATACGACACCCTGGCATCGGCATGA
- the RVB2 gene encoding RuvB-like protein 2 (EggNog:ENOG503NVB1; COG:L) yields MATTISTNVESKDLNGVSLIAAHSHITGLGLDENLKPKESGQGMVGQLKARKAAGVILKMIQAGKIAGRAVLIAGPPSTGKTAIATGLAQNLGSEVPFTAIAGSEIFSLDLSKTESLTQAFRKSIGIRIKEETEIIEGEVVEIQIDRSITGGHKQGKLTIKTTDMETIYELGNKMIESLTKEKILAGDIVSIDKSSGKITKLGKSFTRARDYDAMGPDTKFVQCPEGELQKRKEVVHTVSLHEIDVINSRQQGFLALFSGDTGEIRSEVRDQINTKVAEWKEEGKADIIPGVLFIDEVHMLDIECFSFINRALEDDFAPIVIMATNRGMSTTRGTNYKSPHGLPFDLLDRSIIIHTTGYNAEEIKTILSIRAQEEEIELTGDALALLTKIGQETSLRYASNLLSVSQQIALKRRSNTVELGDIKRGYMLFLDSDRSVQYLEENKTQYIDNEGKVVIGTNGSFKKTGAADSMETD; encoded by the exons ATG GCTACAACTATATCAACAAATGTGGAatccaaagacttgaatgGCGTTTCTTTAATCGCTGCTCATTCTCATATCACGGGATTGGGCTTGGAcgaaaacttgaaaccaAAAGAGTCTGGTCAGGGTATGGTTGGACAATTGAAAGCAAGAAAAGCTGCTGGAGTCATTTTAAAAATGATTCAAGCTGGAAAAATCGCTGGTAGAGCCGTTTTGATTGCTGGTCCTCCATCAACTGGTAAAACTGCTATCGCCACCGGATTGGCCCAAAATTTAGGTAGTGAGGTTCCCTTCACTGCCATTGCTGGATCCGAGATATTTTCATTAGATTTGTCCAAAACTGAGTCTTTAACCCAGGCCTTCCGTAAGTCAATTGGTATTAGaattaaagaagaaactgaaatcattgaaggTGAAGTTGTGGAGATCCAAATTGACAGGTCCATTACTGGTGGTCACAAGCAAGGTAAATTAACTATTAAAACCACAGATATGGAGACCATTTATGAATTGGGTAATAAAATGATTGAAAGTTTAACCAAGGAAAAGATTTTGGCCGGGGACATTGTAAGCATTGATAAGTCTTCAGGaaaaatcaccaaattggGTAAATCATTCACTAGGGCTAGAGACTATGATGCCATGGGACCTGACACTAAGTTTGTTCAATGCCCCGAAGGTGAATTACAAAAGAGAAAGGAAGTGGTACATACAGTCTCTTTACACGAAATTGATGTGATCAACTCAAGACAACAAGGATTTTTAGCCTTATTTTCTGGAGACACCGGGGAAATCAGGTCTGAAGTTAGAGATcaaatcaacaccaaggTTGCTGaatggaaagaagaaggcaaGGCTGACATCATTCCAGGTGTTTTGTTCATCGATGAAGTACATATGTTGGACATTGAATGTTTCTCATTCATAAATAGGGCGTTGGAAGATGACTTTGCTCCAATTGTGATAATGGCCACCAACAGAGGAATGTCAACTACGAGGGGTACCAACTATAAATCCCCACATGGTTTACCatttgacttgttggacaGATCGATTATTATTCACACTACTGGTTATAATGccgaagaaatcaagacTATTTTGTCGATTAGGgcccaagaagaagaaatcgaaTTAACCGGTGATGCTTTGGCTTTATTGACCAAGATTGGCCAAGAAACCAGTTTGAGATATGCTTCCAATTTACTTTCTGTGTCTCAGCAAATCgctttgaagagaagaagtaACACCGTCGAATTGGGTGACATCAAGAGAGGCTATATGTTATTCTTAGATTCTGACAGGTCCGTACAATACTTGGAGGAGAACAAAACCCAGTACATTGATAATGAAGGTAAAGTGGTTATTGGAACTAATGGatccttcaaaaagacTGGTGCTGCTGATAGCATGGAAACTGACTAA
- the FAA2_2 gene encoding medium-chain fatty acid-CoA ligase faa2 (COG:I; EggNog:ENOG503NUAR) — protein MLAPDSSPFVLENPEKLPTLELYRRYFPFDNDVYKAVPVEGTQSEGLSPIYRNKKTVKRIKTFLLEGLETVHDIFEDIVSQVPDSPCFKYRPYDYKSGKSEDVYKPISFAEVQQMKNDLGAGILYSLQNNPFKNSQVHESHRKIDNHVSDYKTYDCDNHSFVVTLYSSNRYEWIVTDLACASFAITDTALYDTLGESASEFILSLTQSPIVVCSKQHVRGLIDLKRKFPKELAPLISIVSMDPLFIEDRPLVELGEKSQIKVFDFDQVMGLGRLFPLENLPPNASTMYTISFTSGTTGSNPKGVCLTQENAGSTLSFLLPQVLSTPDAFSFLPYAHIFERETALITMATGACLVMPQLNYTPLTLIEDLKLAKPTRISLVPRILNKFEAVIKSNTINNPNFSDFKKSIFTNLFNSKMDDQCHADGNEGRRLILDKLIINKIKTQFGFDNINYVITGSAPIDPETVRFLKASLQIGVSQGYGCTETFAGMCLSRPFEANPGSSGCTAGNTEIQIREIPEMNYTLQDEGGPRGELLIRGSQIFKGYYKDPEETAKALDSEGWFHTGDVARIDAVDGKITIIDRVKNFFKLAQGEYIAPESIENNYQSNNPILSQMFIHGDSLKDYLVAVLGIDKASQIEFLAKQCKLSPKQLTSLTDEALLKLINEKNNKRTLLSFLNKSVPQLKGFQKIKNAYIEFEPLTLERDVVTPTMKVKRPIAKKFFSDVLSSMYKEGPISGDAKL, from the coding sequence ATGTTGGCACCTGACTCATCTCCTTTCGTGTTGGAAAATCCTGAGAAGTTGCCCACTTTAGAACTCTACCGCAGATATTTCCCATTTGACAATGATGTGTATAAGGCGGTCCCGGTGGAAGGAACTCAATCCGAAGGCCTCTCCCCAATCTACCGGAATAAAAAAACGGTGAAGAGAATCAAGACAtttttgttggaaggtTTAGAGACTGTCCATGATATTTTTGAGGATATTGTCTCCCAGGTTCCCGATTCTCCTTGTTTCAAGTACCGGCCTTATGACTACAAACTGGGAAAGTCTGAAGACGTCTACAAGCCTATTAGTTTTGCGGAAGTGCAGCAAATGAAGAATGATCTAGGAGCTGGTATCCTTTACCTGTTGCAAAATAATCCATTCAAGAACTCTCAGGTTCATGAATCCCATCGCAAGATTGATAACCACGTCCTGGACTACAAAACTTACGATTGTGACAACCATTCCTTTGTTGTTACCTTATATTCGAGCAACAGATACGAATGGATTGTGACCGACTTGGCCTGTGCAAGTTTTGCCATTACCGACACCGCCTTGTACGATACCTTGGGAGAAAGTGCTTCTGAATTTATCTTAAGTTTGACCCAATCTCCAATCGTTGTTTGTTCTAAACAGCATGTCAGAGGGTTGATTGATTTGAAGCGCAAATTCCCCAAGGAATTGGCTCCCCTTATCTCCATTGTGTCAATGGACCCATTATTTATTGAGGACCGTCCTCTTGTGGAATTGGGTGAGAAGTCCCAAATTAAAGTGTTTGACTTTGACCAAGTTATGGGACTTGGTAGACTTTTCCCTTTGGAAAATCTTCCCCCTAATGCATCGACGATGTACACTATTAGTTTCACTTCGGGAACTACTGGTTCTAACCCTAAAGGTGTTTGTCTCACCCAGGAAAATGCTGGTAGTACTTTGAGTTTCCTTCTTCCTCAGGTACTTTCCACCCCTGATGCGTTTTCATTCTTGCCTTATGCTCATATATTTGAGAGAGAAACTGCATTGATCACCATGGCAACTGGGGCTTGTCTAGTGATGCCTCAGTTGAACTACACACCATTGACTTtaattgaagatttgaaatTGGCTAAACCAACAAGAATCTCTCTTGTTCCAAGAATATTAAATAAATTCGAAGCAGTTATCAAGAGTAACACCATTAACAATCCTAATTTCTCggacttcaagaaatcgatTTTTACTAATTTGTTTAACTCGAAAATGGACGACCAATGTCATGCTGATGGCAATGAAGGTAGAAGGTTGATTCTTGATAAGTTAATTATCAATAAAATCAAAACCCAGTTTGGTTTTGACAATATTAATTACGTCATCACAGGTTCTGCTCCAATTGACCCTGAAACTGTaagattcttgaaggcCAGTTTGCAGATTGGTGTTAGTCAGGGCTATGGTTGTACCGAGACTTTTGCTGGTATGTGTTTAAGCCGTCCCTTTGAAGCTAATCCTGGAAGTTCTGGTTGTACAGCTGGAAACACCGAAATTCAAATTAGAGAAATCCCAGAAATGAATTACACCTTGCAAGATGAAGGAGGTCCAAGAGGTGAATTGTTAATTAGAGGCAGCCAAATTTTCAAAGGATATTACAAGGATCCTGAAGAAACAGCAAAAGCACTTGACAGTGAAGGGTGGTTCCATACTGGTGATGTCGCCAGGATTGATGCTGTAGATGGAAAGATCACCATCATTGATAGagtcaagaactttttcaaattggcCCAAGGAGAGTATATTGCTCCAGAAAGTATCGAAAATAACTATCAATCTAATAACCCTATTTTGAGTCAAATGTTCATCCATGGTGATTCTTTAAAGGACTATTTGGTGGCTGTTTTAGGTATTGATAAGGCCAGTCAGATCGAATTTTTGGCAAAGCAATGTAAGCTTTCACCCAAGCAATTAACGTCATTGACAGATGAGGCCCTTTTGAAGctcatcaatgaaaagaATAACAAACGTACTTTACTAAGCTTTCTTAACAAGTCTGTTCCCCAATTGAAAGGGttccaaaagatcaagaacgCTTATATCGAGTTTGAGCCTTTAACATTAGAAAGAGACGTCGTAACTCCAACCATGAAGGTAAAAAGACCCATTGCAAAGAAGTTCTTCTCTGATGTCTTGTCGCTGATGTATAAAGAGGGCCCTATCAGTGGAGATGCGAAATTGTAG
- the ARO10 gene encoding Phenylpyruvate decarboxylase (COG:E,H; EggNog:ENOG503NYVE), producing MTVTDRIPLGEYVFLRILQANPKLKSIFGVPGDYNLNLMEYLYKDSVLDKGVTFIGNCNELNAAYCSDGYSRIIDTFAVMITTLGVGELSALNGVSSAFSEFVPVLHIVGSVATGKEKVNNDASIDDFQNWHHLVQSKDPLSKPDCHVFSKMSEPISICTESLTHKGLFNGDNFDKIDNVIKSILRESRPGYLYVPSDLPDILVPASRLEIPFHYKEYDPENIESRYRLNTLSDKILTYLYQAESPIIQSDDLIYKFHAYDSFNGLIDKLKNNKSVRLYASRIGKCIDETLDNFVGIYPSAFPDVADNFQNKTDLLIVFGYTNFETNGLYNGLEHYKNIRDVILINPDYVKINDEVIFIKNQKNGLRNFCLNDLIQNVSDKLDVTKLRQMDNIPKFNRNKVTEYPDNDTQDMRISSNKLFNFANHNLRPNDIILCEVSSFSFDLPNLTLRKNNRLIYNSYYASIGYALPATLGVCLALKDLGSDRRVTLFLGDGSAQMTIQELSTFLRFNVSTPQIFLMNNEGYTIERAIKGETRSYNDIQLWNYEFALKFFGDINEEKHTFHKLKNSGEFEKFFACRDEKSKNKLEFFDLSMYKTDYSGGLKFFLGK from the coding sequence ATGACTGTTACTGATAGAATCCCCTTGGGGGAATACGTGTTTTTGAGAATTCTTCAGGCGAACCCCAAATTAAAATCCATCTTTGGGGTGCCAGGTGACTACAATCTTAACTTGATGGAATACTTGTATAAAGACTCGGTTCTTGATAAAGGTGTTACTTTTATTGGGAATTGTAATGAGTTAAATGCTGCCTACTGTAGTGACGGGTACTCCAGGATTATCGACACTTTTGCCGTTATGATCACCACTTTAGGAGTGGGTGAATTGTCTGCTTTAAATGGGGTTTCCAGTGCGTTTTCTGAATTCGTTCCTGTTTTGCACATCGTCGGAAGTGTTGCAACTGGCAAAGAAAAGGTTAATAATGATGCCCTGATTGATGACTTTCAAAATTGGCACCACTTGGTTCAGTCGAAAGACCCCTTGTCCAAGCCCGACTGTCATGTCTTTAGCAAAATGAGTGAACCGATCTCTATTTGCACTGAATCTTTGACTCACAAAGGTTTGTTCAATGGTGATAACTTCGATAAGATTGACAATGTCATCAAAAGTATCTTGAGAGAATCAAGGCCCGGTTACCTATACGTCCCTTCTGACTTGCCAGACATTTTGGTTCCCGCTTCAAGATTGGAGATACCTTTTCATTACAAGGAATACGATCCTGAAAATATCGAGTCAAGGTATAGGTTAAACACGTTGTCTGATAAAATCTTAACCTATTTATACCAGGCCGAGTCGCCAATCATTCAGAGTGATGACTTGATTTACAAGTTCCATGCGTATGACAGTTTCAATGGTTTAATCGATAAgctcaagaacaacaagcTGGTTAGATTATATGCTAGCAGAATTGGTAAGTGTATTGACGAGACTTTGGATAATTTTGTTGGTATATACCCTAGTGCATTCCCAGATGTCGCTGACAATTTCCAGAATAAGACGGATTTGTTGATAGTGTTCGGTTACACCAATTTTGAAACTAATGGATTGTACAACGGACTTGAACACTATAAGAACATAAGGGATGTAATTTTAATCAATCCTGACTACGTCAAGATCAACGATGAAGttattttcatcaagaaccaAAAGAATGGGCTTAGGAATTTCTGTTTAAATGACTTAATTCAAAACGTCAGTGATAAGCTTGATGTGACGAAGCTCAGACAAATGGACAACATCCCAAAATTTAACCGCAACAAAGTAACTGAATATCCTGACAATGATACCCAGGATATGAGAATCAGTCTGAAcaaattgttcaactttgcCAACCACAACCTTCGCCCAAATGATATTATCCTATGTGAGGTATCTTCCTTCTCATTCGACTTGCCTAACTTGACCCTAAGAAAAAACAATAGATTGATCTACAACTCATATTATGCGTCCATTGGATATGCTTTACCGGCTACCCTAGGTGTCTGCTTAGCATTGAAGGATCTTGGCAGTGACAGAAGAGTAACCTTATTTCTTGGTGACGGTTCAGCCCAAATGACCATCCAGGAATTGTCTACGTTCTTAAGATTTAATGTGAGCACTCCACAaattttcttgatgaacaatGAAGGGTATACCATTGAAAGAGCCATCAAGGGGGAAACAAGATCTTATAATGACATACAATTATGGAATTACGAGTTTGCCTTAAAGTTTTTTGGAGATatcaatgaagaaaagcACACGTTccacaagttgaaaaattccggagaatttgaaaagttcttCGCTTGCAGGGACGAAAAGTCTAAAAACAAGCTAGAGTTCTTCGACTTGAGTATGTATAAGACAGATTACTCTGGCGGGTTAAAGTTCTTTCTTGGGAAATAA
- a CDS encoding uncharacterized protein (EggNog:ENOG503PVGE; COG:S) yields the protein MNHITRYYKDIKQDVLNAQTRSDIASATTSLRILDDQVSETSQQMTNYDKQKTRELINSLSRLLEAKKSSMDTSKFKFKGAPIILQTDNSPTKNLNIQVGPKPYMENIFDQRIEIQSPVNHLLLKQFERCIVLNHKNSSSVNLQTGANSILRFDIDGTISATGLTNCIVLANCHQLRLHNITNSLVVSDITTNVIMENCMNVKFSGAVNVDDFNFNFTNSQNYSYVEIERESLDWINGQYDADLLQQTLGLIHDCS from the exons ATGAACCACATAACTAGATATTATAAAG ACATTAAGCAAGATGTTTTGAATGCCCAAACACGCCTGGATATAGCTAGCGCTACAACCAGCTTGAGGATTCTTGATGACCAAGTCCTGGAGACCTCACAACAGATGACAAACTACGATAAGCAAAAGACTCGAGAACTCATCAACTCCTTGTCCAGACTATTAGAAGCCAAGAAAAGCCTGATGGATacctccaagttcaaatttAAGGGTGCTCCCATAATTCTACAAACCGACAACTCTCCAACCAAGAACCTCAATATACAAGTGGGACCAAAGCCTTATATGGAAAACATATTTGACCAACGGATTGAAATACAAAGTCCTGTCAACCACTTGTTGCTCAAACAATTTGAACGGTGTATTGttctcaaccacaaaaacagTTCGTCTGTGAACTTACAAACAGGCGCCAACTCAATATTACGATTTGATATCGATGGAACCATCTCGGCAACTGGCCTAACCAACTGCATTGTACTTGCCAATTGTCATCAGCTCCGGCTCCACAACATCACAAACTCATTGGTTGTATCTGATATCACTACAAACGTGATAATGGAAAACTGTATGAATGTCAAGTTTTCTGGGGCTGTGAACGTGgatgacttcaacttcaactttaCCAACTCCCAAAACTACCTGTACGTTGAGATAGAGCGAGAATCACTTGACTGGATCAATGGGCAATATGATGCAGATTTGCTTCAGCAGACTCTTGGTCTAATCCATGACTGTTCGTAA